One window of the Prinia subflava isolate CZ2003 ecotype Zambia chromosome 1, Cam_Psub_1.2, whole genome shotgun sequence genome contains the following:
- the TMEM158 gene encoding transmembrane protein 158 codes for MLPPLLFPALLAACLPPCQGWSPSAAASGQEEQEQELFLPPANSSSRSLASLEMDLDGAASKEEGSTDSPGTPAAPSQEPFPSAPTTSGQEQPGQEQQGQQQQQGQQGQQQRPQPQPAEDPHCNISVQRQMLSSLLVRWSRPLGIQCDLLLFSTNSHGRAFFSAAFHRVGPPLLIEHLGLAAGGAQQDLRLCVGCSWVRSRRVGRLRGAAPQPQPPAAAASSSSSSSSLSYPPAAEPGQYWLQGEPLNFCCLDFSLEELKGEPGWRMNRKPIESTLVACFMTLVIIVWSVAALIWPVPIIAGFLPNGMEQRRGTAANTAAAAAAAK; via the coding sequence ATGCTGCCGCCGCTGCTCTTCCCGGCACTGCTGGCCGCCTGCCTGccgccctgccagggctggagcccctcgGCGGCTGCCAgcgggcaggaggagcaggagcaggagctcttCTTGCCCCCTGCCAACTCCTCCTCCCGCTCCTTGGCCAGCCTCGAGATGGACCTCGACGGGGCAGCGAGCAAAGAAGAAGGCAGCACCGACAGCCCGGGCACGCCGGCGGCCCCTAGCCAAGAGCCTTTCCCTTCCGCTCCCACCACCTCCGGGCAGGAGCAgccggggcaggagcagcaggggcagcagcagcagcaggggcagcaggggcagcagcagcgtCCCCAGCCGCAGCCCGCCGAGGACCCGCACTGCAACATCAGCGTGCAGCGGCAGATGCTGAGCTCGCTGCTGGTGCGCTGGAGCCGCCCGCTGGGCATCCAGTGCGACCTCCTGCTCTTCTCCACCAACAGCCACGGGCGGGCCTTCTTCTCCGCCGCCTTCCACCGCGTGGGGCCGCCGCTGCTCATCGAGCACCTGGGGCTGGCGGCCGGCGGCGCCCAGCAGGACTTGCGCCTCTGTgtgggctgcagctgggtgcGGAGCCGGCGGGTCGGGCGGCTGCGGGGCGCCGcgccacagccacagccccccgccgccgccgcctcttcctcctcctcttcctcctcgcTTTCCTACCCGCCGGCGGCCGAGCCCGGCCAGTACTGGCTGCAAGGGGAGCCgctgaatttctgctgcctggatttcagcctggaggagctgaaggGCGAGCCGGGCTGGCGGATGAACCGCAAGCCCATCGAGTCCACCTTGGTGGCGTGCTTCATGACTCTGGTCATCATCGTGTGGAGCGTGGCCGCCCTCATCTGGCCCGTGCCCATCATCGCCGGGTTCCTGCCCAACGGCATGGAGCAGCGCCGCGGCACCGCCGCCAacaccgccgccgccgccgccgccgccaagTAG